From the genome of Ignavibacteriales bacterium, one region includes:
- the ftsZ gene encoding cell division protein FtsZ has translation MPSFFAIIDREQPMSAQLKVVGVGGGGCNAIESMIKRGLTGVEYVAVNTDAQALYSNSASQKVQIGGKLTSGLGAGADPNVGKKAAEEDRERITKILEGSDMVFITAGMGGGTGTGAAPIVASIAKSLGALVVGIVTKPFRWEGKKRMLNAETGIGDLRQFVDSLIVIPNERLLNILDKSTPASLAFDKPNEVLYEATRGIADIITVGGIINVDFADVRAVMNQSGEALMGCGIASGENRAQEAAQKAISSPLLEGVSIKGAKNILLNVTGSNSLTMQEIDEGNKVIYDAAGEEANVIFGWVLKDEMNEYVSYTVIATGFDSARKNVDKPVKQTIKEKPTFSGIRGGFNHSEFNQSELNFGDKEDLDVPTIFRVKGSKSTLTEETPLPIGGFTIDKIRNYQLSDKKKKEEKIEDEDSSSFLRMMMD, from the coding sequence ATGCCATCATTCTTTGCGATTATCGATCGTGAGCAACCGATGTCTGCACAACTGAAAGTAGTTGGTGTTGGCGGCGGTGGATGCAACGCTATCGAAAGTATGATTAAAAGAGGTTTGACTGGTGTTGAGTATGTTGCTGTCAATACGGATGCGCAAGCTCTTTATTCTAACAGTGCATCTCAAAAAGTACAGATTGGTGGTAAACTTACTAGCGGACTTGGCGCTGGAGCTGATCCAAACGTTGGTAAGAAAGCTGCCGAAGAAGACCGCGAAAGAATTACTAAAATTCTGGAAGGTAGTGATATGGTATTTATTACCGCCGGTATGGGAGGAGGAACAGGCACCGGCGCTGCTCCAATTGTTGCTTCCATCGCTAAAAGTCTTGGCGCTTTAGTAGTTGGAATTGTTACTAAACCTTTCCGATGGGAAGGTAAAAAGAGAATGTTAAACGCTGAAACTGGAATTGGTGATCTTAGACAGTTTGTTGATAGTTTGATCGTTATTCCTAACGAAAGATTATTAAACATACTCGATAAATCTACTCCGGCTTCACTTGCATTTGATAAACCAAATGAAGTGTTATATGAAGCAACACGCGGTATTGCGGACATCATTACAGTTGGTGGAATTATTAACGTTGATTTTGCTGATGTTCGTGCTGTGATGAATCAAAGTGGAGAAGCTTTGATGGGCTGCGGAATTGCCAGCGGCGAAAACCGTGCGCAGGAAGCTGCTCAGAAAGCCATCTCATCACCACTTCTTGAAGGTGTTAGTATAAAAGGAGCTAAAAATATTTTACTAAACGTAACTGGTTCTAATTCATTAACTATGCAGGAGATTGACGAAGGGAATAAAGTTATTTACGATGCCGCAGGTGAAGAAGCAAATGTTATTTTCGGTTGGGTTTTGAAAGATGAAATGAATGAATATGTTTCTTACACTGTAATTGCAACTGGCTTCGATTCGGCAAGAAAGAATGTTGATAAACCAGTAAAACAGACTATAAAAGAAAAACCAACATTCAGTGGAATTAGAGGCGGATTTAATCATAGCGAATTTAATCAAAGTGAATTAAACTTCGGTGATAAAGAAGATCTTGATGTTCCTACAATCTTTCGGGTGAAAGGTTCTAAATCAACTTTAACAGAAGAAACTCCTTTACCAATAGGCGGATTTACAATCGATAAAATCAGGAACTATCAGCTTAGTGATAAGAAAAAGAAAGAAGAAAAAATTGAAGATGAGGACAGCTCATCGTTCTTAAGAATGATGATGGATTAA